In Mastigocladopsis repens PCC 10914, a single window of DNA contains:
- the sppA gene encoding signal peptide peptidase SppA, with translation MPNFLKQTFASLLGSLLGLFIFCGLGTTGLLLLLFALGSSKDGGPVVKDQSVLVFDLSTNITDGEPSSSEMLQNALSGEENKRMSLRTVLNALEKARRDKRIVGIYLDASRSTEGKTSGFASLKEVRQALEKFRTARKKIVAYGMDWGEREYYLSSVADSIVVNPLGAVEINGFSTQPMFLAGAFQKYGIGVQVVRVGKFKGAVEPYILTKLSPENRAQTQQLLNDVWGEWRATVGASRKIKPQQLQAIADSQALLLADQSKANRLVDKVAYFDQVVTDLKKLTNSDKEDKTFRQISLSDYAGVPGNSLGVERDSENKIAVVYAEGEIVDGSGEDGDVGGERFAKIFRRLRQDKDVKAVVLRINSPGGSVTGSEVIQREVRLTERDKPVVVSMGDIAASGGYWIATDSKRIFAEPNTITGSIGVFGVLINAQKLANNNGITWDSVKTARYADNQTLARPKSPEELAIYQRSVNRIYNLFLNKVAQGRKLSEQKVAEIAQGRVWSGTAAKGLGLVDEIGGLDAAIKYAAQAANLGDNWELQEYPRASTFGESLFGRVTEEVRTALGVDEARLKAPDSLIPEFQKLQQELAILQKMNDPQGMYARLPFNLRIE, from the coding sequence ATGCCTAATTTTCTCAAACAAACTTTTGCCAGCTTACTCGGAAGCCTACTGGGTCTGTTCATTTTCTGTGGTCTGGGAACAACAGGACTGTTATTGTTGCTATTTGCACTAGGCTCATCCAAAGATGGGGGTCCTGTTGTGAAAGATCAGTCAGTGCTGGTTTTTGACCTGTCCACAAACATCACAGATGGAGAGCCAAGTTCTAGCGAAATGCTTCAGAACGCATTATCAGGTGAAGAAAACAAAAGGATGTCACTCCGCACCGTTTTGAATGCTTTGGAAAAAGCACGGCGTGACAAACGAATTGTCGGTATCTACCTGGATGCAAGTCGCTCTACAGAAGGGAAAACTTCAGGCTTTGCCAGTCTCAAGGAAGTCCGTCAGGCGTTGGAGAAGTTCCGCACTGCTAGGAAAAAGATTGTGGCTTACGGTATGGACTGGGGAGAAAGAGAATATTACTTAAGTTCGGTCGCTGATAGCATTGTCGTTAATCCGTTGGGAGCAGTAGAAATTAACGGTTTTAGCACGCAACCAATGTTTTTAGCAGGAGCATTTCAGAAGTACGGTATTGGCGTTCAGGTTGTACGGGTCGGCAAGTTCAAAGGAGCAGTTGAACCTTATATACTGACAAAGCTAAGTCCAGAAAACCGGGCACAAACTCAGCAATTGTTAAATGATGTTTGGGGAGAGTGGCGTGCTACGGTGGGAGCAAGTCGCAAAATAAAGCCGCAACAGTTGCAGGCGATCGCAGATAGTCAAGCTTTGCTGCTGGCAGATCAAAGCAAAGCCAATCGTTTAGTGGATAAGGTAGCGTATTTCGATCAGGTGGTTACGGACCTTAAAAAATTGACTAACAGCGATAAGGAAGATAAAACATTTCGTCAAATCAGCCTCAGCGATTATGCGGGAGTTCCTGGGAATTCCTTAGGAGTAGAACGCGACTCGGAAAATAAAATTGCGGTAGTTTATGCAGAAGGTGAAATTGTCGATGGTTCAGGAGAAGATGGAGATGTAGGAGGAGAGCGTTTTGCAAAAATCTTCCGGCGACTGCGACAGGATAAAGATGTTAAGGCTGTCGTCTTGCGGATCAACAGCCCAGGTGGTAGTGTGACAGGTTCTGAAGTAATACAACGCGAAGTGCGGCTAACTGAACGAGACAAACCAGTTGTCGTGTCGATGGGTGATATCGCTGCCTCTGGAGGCTATTGGATTGCGACAGACTCCAAACGGATTTTTGCTGAACCAAATACAATTACAGGTTCGATAGGTGTCTTTGGCGTGCTAATTAATGCCCAAAAGCTAGCTAATAACAACGGTATTACTTGGGATTCGGTGAAAACAGCCCGCTATGCTGATAATCAAACGCTTGCTCGTCCCAAATCACCTGAAGAATTAGCAATATACCAGCGCAGTGTTAACCGCATCTACAATCTATTTCTGAATAAAGTGGCACAAGGTCGGAAACTAAGCGAGCAAAAAGTGGCTGAGATTGCTCAAGGACGAGTTTGGTCAGGTACAGCAGCAAAGGGCTTAGGTTTAGTGGATGAAATTGGCGGTTTGGATGCTGCCATTAAATACGCGGCGCAGGCGGCAAATTTGGGAGACAATTGGGAATTGCAAGAATATCCTAGAGCAAGTACCTTTGGAGAAAGCCTATTCGGACGGGTCACTGAAGAAGTTCGGACTGCATTGGGGGTTGATGAAGCGCGACTCAAAGCACCAGATTCGCTGATACCTGAATTCCAAAAACTGCAACAGGAATTAGCAATACTGCAAAAAATGAACGATCCACAAGGTATGTATGCTCGTTTACCCTTTAACTTGCGGATTGAGTGA
- the fni gene encoding type 2 isopentenyl-diphosphate Delta-isomerase — MNPTTPAATQSRKADHIRICLEEDVQFHQTTNGLERYRFTHCCLPELNLDEIDISTTFLGKQLGAPLLISSMTGGTEQAGIINYRLAEVAQHYKIAMGVGSQRVAVEKPQVADTFAVRKYAPDVLLFANLGAVQLNYNYGLDECLRIIDIVEADALILHLNPLQECIQPRGDKNFKGLLDKIANLCFKLTVPVIVKEVGNGISSAMAEKLIAAGVKAIDVAGAGGTSWAKVESERAESTLQRRLGRTFADWGLPTAECITSIRAIAPDVPLIASGGLRHGLDIAKALALGADIAGLAMPFLQAAALSEAAVYDLAEMLIAEITTVLFCTGNATLEQLNCSKSLQRI, encoded by the coding sequence GTGAATCCTACAACTCCAGCAGCAACCCAGTCACGCAAAGCCGACCACATCCGCATCTGCTTAGAAGAAGATGTGCAATTCCATCAAACCACAAATGGACTGGAACGCTACCGTTTTACCCATTGTTGCTTACCCGAACTCAACCTTGATGAGATTGACATTAGTACGACCTTTTTGGGGAAACAGCTTGGCGCACCACTGCTGATTTCTTCTATGACTGGAGGAACGGAACAGGCGGGAATCATTAATTATCGTCTTGCAGAAGTTGCCCAGCATTATAAAATAGCAATGGGTGTTGGTTCGCAACGTGTGGCAGTGGAAAAACCCCAAGTTGCTGATACCTTTGCCGTTCGCAAGTACGCCCCTGATGTTCTGTTGTTTGCCAATTTGGGTGCAGTCCAACTGAACTATAATTACGGTTTGGATGAGTGTTTGCGGATAATTGATATCGTAGAAGCTGATGCCTTAATTTTGCACCTCAACCCGCTACAAGAATGTATTCAACCTAGAGGTGATAAAAATTTCAAGGGATTGCTTGACAAAATAGCTAATTTATGCTTTAAATTAACTGTACCTGTCATTGTCAAAGAAGTAGGCAATGGTATTTCCTCAGCAATGGCAGAGAAACTCATCGCCGCTGGAGTCAAGGCGATTGACGTGGCTGGTGCTGGTGGGACGTCTTGGGCAAAGGTGGAAAGCGAACGGGCAGAAAGTACCCTACAACGCCGTTTGGGAAGGACATTTGCAGACTGGGGTTTGCCAACGGCGGAGTGTATTACTAGTATTCGTGCGATCGCTCCTGATGTGCCTTTAATTGCCTCGGGCGGGCTGCGTCATGGATTGGACATTGCAAAAGCGTTGGCACTAGGAGCAGATATTGCTGGTTTAGCAATGCCTTTTTTACAAGCGGCTGCTCTTTCAGAAGCCGCTGTTTACGATTTAGCTGAAATGTTAATTGCCGAAATCACCACTGTGTTATTTTGCACTGGTAACGCTACACTAGAACAACTAAACTGTTCAAAAAGTTTACAGAGAATATAA